AATCCAGGACGTAGGCGCCAACATGCTAGCCTAGCTACCACATATATAAATATAGTGTtacgccttcatttcagttttatTAATGTGGTTGCGTGGAAACACTCGCATAATAAACGCGCGCATAACTTTGGTCTCAAAGTAAggattttaatgcgaagcattcttctttgagtacaggcgcggccactgctagtGGGTACTCATGAGCCTGTGGAATCGCTCCGCGgattgccccctcccccccccccccccccaccggcgCCTCGTGAAGTCTTGCGGCGCAGGCGCAATCAAAGCGATTGGAAAAATGCCCGGGGAATCGCCTGCTACGATCGCTGCGATGAGCCGTCTGCCAAGACTTCAAGAGGCGCCGGTGGTGGCGCTCCGCGAAGCTCTGCGGGCGGGCTCTCGTGTTCCCtctagcagtggccgcgcctgtacgACAACTTCCTTGCGGACGGGTGGAAGGGCGGGGTGTCACGTGgcttttcgtgggccgatccccgcGATAGCGCAGCGCCATCTCGctgttttcgtgggccgatcccggttaTAGTGCTGTCTAAAATTACGCACACGCAGCAGGGGCGACGGGGTTAGCACCACTGGGTGCCGCCTAGGTATGTTCCACAGGTTTTTTAGTTTGCTTTCAATGCTACATCTTGTCATTGCATTCTGTCTTGCTTATTGTAAATGTAAACACTACAGCCTATAGTCTCTAAGTAACCGTTCGCTAGACAAGTTACATTATTCGTACAAACCGTTGTCTACAAATCACGAATGCGCCGCATTACGTATACGCCAACTACTGTTGAGTCTGccaaatatgttttttttccctCGAAATAAACGCAGCCCGAACTTTGGTTCCGTGCAGTGAACGATCGTTCATTTCACTCGCTTCGGCTGATTATGGTAACGCATATTCCATCGAGAACCCAACTCTGTAAGCaagaatgctagaatgaaaagcatgtatatatCATACTTGATCAACTcgagctggctaggtgactatttgtcaccgatccgtttcaaaagggacgcctctaaatcatcatcatcatctaaccTTTACGCccccgcccatccggcaatccgcgCCCGAACCGCCCGCGTATGCCGGAATACTGGATGCGCTAAAAACTCTCTGATATTTGGTTCGCGGTAGTTTTTTTAAACAGTGCCTCCTTGTTTGGCGGCAtccccggtcacggcggccgcatttcgatgggggcgaaatgcgaaaacacccgtgtacttagatttaggtgcacgttaaagaaccccaggtggtcgaaatttccggagtccccccactacggagtgcctcataatcagaaagtggttttggcacgtaaaaccccataattttttttgtttggcgGCTTTGCGTGCAGAGCGGGAAATAAACTCTTGCGGGCCTCTATAGTATAGTGCTATAGTTCATTCCGTGTCTTCATATGGTGGTCCTGTAAACTGTGCTTTCTGTCCCGGAAATTCGTTCCGCTTATAAACCGTCCTGGGGGTGGTCCTCCTGAATTAAACCCCACTCCCGTGTCCAGGTGTCCTCCTGTCAATGGTGAATATGCCATCTCCGGACGAAATCATCATCCCTGATCAACCGCCATCGATAGACCTCGGGGACTCAACTAACTGCGTAAGTGGCAGTCGTTTTTCATGTGGTGTCGTGCAGTGAGCCTTTGGCGTGGAACGAAGGTGAACATACCCTTTAGCTACGTCCACAGGGTTCCTTACGATTCTATGTGCCCACTCGGTAACGCCATATGCTGCAGGTGCAGAAAAGCAAGTGCTCTGATCCTAACCTTTCGTATCGGTTCTGATCGTATTATTGTTCTGAAAGTGTCGTCTTTTGTGCAGTATTGTAGTTCGAGCATTGCCTGTACATGTATACATGTTCAAACATTCAGATCAGTTGAACATTTACAGTAAAAACTTTGGCATTGCAAAGTTTCGAGATTGCGGACTTCGCAAAGACGACCCCTCccccctttattttattttattgccaTGATGTAATGAGAGAGATTGGCGCCTCTATGTGGCACTGGCTTCAGCTCGTCGCTTGTCAAAGAAAACTGTTTTCACAAAATTTTTACGAGAACGTGGCACAAAAGTACAAAAATATAGTCAGCACGAAGCTCCCCATTTTTTTTCGCAGTCTTATAAGCCAAAGATCTAGTTATATAAAGTGCATGTTTGCATGTTTATAGCAAATGCTGTGCACGACCCTATTCATACTGCACAACAACGGTACAAGGTTTAAAGCACTTCCCCCGTTGGTGCAACTTGCAATATTATGCTTGctgtggaacatgcatttcattcGAGAGTCCTAGGCCTAATTAGAGCGCTCCCTGCATTTCATCTTTGAATGAGAAAAGTAgacattagagagagagagagagagagaggtacccCGTCTAACATGATGCACTACCTCTACAGCTATCGTATACCGCCATCAATGCGACACCATCGGGCGCGATAGGCGGTTCCCCaatccacaataaaaaaaaaattcctgtcGTCGTTCGCAGGGCACGACGTCGGGACACGGAGATCCCTCGGAGTCTACGCAACGCGCACCCGCCGGAGCGCTCGACCTCGTGACCGTCAAGCAGGAGCCGCCTTCCTGCGCCACGTCAGAAGAAGAAACGGGAAGTGGCGACACACTTCGCGACCGTTCCGCCCCTAGCGGCGAGGCGAACTCCGCCCGTCACGACTCCTCGGTGGTGGCGCAGTCGTGGCGTCGCAAACGGAAGTCGAGCACGACGACGAATTCGACTCTCAAGCGAACGCGCCGTGACGACCCTGACGTTGGTACTGGCGTCGACGACGGTGGAAACCGCACTGCTGGGAGCAACGACAACGACGTCGTCAGGAGCACCAACGCTTTGCTGCACCATCTGGTGACGGCGACGGAGAGAGTTAAAGCCGCGGCCGAAGTCGCGACGCAGTGCAGGTTGCCGCACTTGGATTCCGGAGACTCGGACACAATGTTCCTGCTTAGCCTGCGCGAAAGACTTCGAAGCTTCGGTCCAAGAGAGCGGAGCCTAGCGCTGGTGAAGATTCAAGAGGTGCTACACGAaatcgagttcggaactgctgcgCGTTGAGTAGAAGCGTTTCCCATCGGAATAAGGGCCAAGTGGATGTTGTACCCATGAAGCTGTCTTCATTACAAATTAGAGAGGTCTAGCTTGCCCGTTATTCGGGTACGCAGGCGgacggggcgttggggcggaggcgtaaacgggagcggtctgcatggtgcagtcatctggtggcgcagagctGAAACAGACGGAAGCAGCTAATATCGCAGTagccaagtgtattttactttgctgcgggtgtaaAATTTTGGCAGCAAGAGGATTACGTCAGTGCCGAAAATTTataccagcagcgaagtagaatgcAATTGGTTAATGgaatattagtttttttttgtctctttgagctctgcgccaccaggtagcTCCACCGtgcagaccgctcacgtttacgcctccgccccgaataccggacaagctaaacctctcatCTCCATTTtgttttcagtaaaaaaaaaatatactccCAATTCTCAAGTGTGTCTGTATATTTGTATCTTCTTCTATAATCACTCTTAGATAGCTTAGGTTTACTTAGCATGTCTTTAATTAAGCGTTCTACTATGTCCGGTATGCTGGTAAACGTGGGCGGATTAGTGGGGTGCGGCTTAAAGCCCCgcaattttccaaaagtagcaCCATTAGATCTTTCAGCCACCCCGCTCCCCGACGTTTCCTCCtgcgctcccccattggccaatctgtcacgtggaagcaggtgacgcgcttttgtatattcttttcttttcagcGGGCTCCTACCGCCATTGTTGaccctgcgcgacgaaagtacgcgcaAACGGACTGATAGAGTGCGTTAGCGGAACAAATCGAGTGTGTTAGGGACGAGAACTCAATTacgatgccgtgctgctgcgccttcggttgccgcaaccgaCATGGCGACGGCAAAAGGCTTCTTTCTTTACCATATGACGAGCGCAacgcacaaagaagaaaagtgtggatACATAGGATCGgccgggctgacttcgaggaagtggcaagaaACGCAGGGCTTTGTGAAGTGCCACGGTTCCTCACgtcttcttttgagcctagttcacgcctgcctcttcgaaaaagtgtatgtgttcatgctGTGCGTACTTTTAGCGCGTTTAAGTCCGCttgttttcgaatgtgctctttgtttcgtgtagtttcgtcttgcggcgaaagtgtacgcatctgcagctggcctgtgacataaaagggACTTTATTCATGCGATAtcttgagctccaccagaagttagcacattctggACACTCTTGCgtggctcactatgacttacatATGCAGTCGTTTAGCTTCGAACGTGCGCCCGCTTGTATTGaattggtttgtggtgattaacgtttttaacatcccgaagcgactaaagctatgagggaggtcgtagtggatggttccggataactttatttaggtcgcctggggatgtttaacgtgcactttgatcgtagtcgtacgtgggccggtaaattcctcgttgcgTTTCGTAAATCTTGCGtgggcgcggtagcgctgcgccagaagttggcgcctcggtgtaattgtatttctttattagatcttatttactagttgtaacaacgtgtcattatttcgtattattgacggcgcatCCAGGgtaccaaagcggcaacgggaacacttgcaatgtcacgtgctctccagaggcctctgttagccgttacatgtgccctcctggagcagtacttgtaaaaaaaaatctatCGTCGCGATTACCAAAGCGCCCCGCTACTATATTGGAGGCATGAGCAGAGGCTACTCGCACGTTTTGTGTGCTGGATTATAATGGCCGAGAAAGGCCGCAAAGGACCGTAGGCCCGCTGATAAGGATTAACATTTTGACTACTTAACGTTAACATTTTTATGCGTCCGATTGAGTAAATGGGTATCGCATGCGTCATATGCACTGCatgtgaacctacgaaaccacgcacacataccaaggtcgattcaaataggtcgcgaagcttcgggcgaaaagcggttcagtacagattgtcaccgacatcagcatggggggttatgggagcagtgattgaagcgcgactatgtttggagggaacaaacattgggaaagaaaaactcgTTTTTTTAaatcaaacgagacacagttacattcattcaacgaaaataaaattcgtaGTCAATTTTacatattcgtgacgagttaagaaaatacaagtttaatttattattattaataaatgcatttcttttcagcgcccactgctacagggggcgttgacgccactatcactcgcaatgcaatgcacgtcttgaaataggcagaaaggcgcactcgtaaagttcacctgttgaaatacgcccccctcacagtttgtgctttcttgcttgtcgaagtttgtctgaatttggtgacgcgggtagcttcatcgcttcttaatctgttcagtcaaaagtagtgagttacgaccgccagataattgtgtcgttgttttcgtgcgactgcgctggccgacgggcttggcatccgacgataggatcagcgctctatacacctaaagctttcgtcggcctccaaagaaagtatgttctgtgcagggatgcgatttcgacaaccgtacggttGGCCTTTTCCTGcgtcgctttccacgctgaaagctcgaaacgcccatcaagtcgaatggcggggcatttgaatatatagctcaaaatgaaggacaacaaaacaaatttcgcgccttcgaaaacaaaatgacgtcacttctgcttttaacggacatggcatcacaatattttttcttccgccggaagtgtttccaccgcatacagatggcgctaagccccatgaaccgccgatggaccgccatgttttgaacgtatgggctcctatggaagcttcgctaccacgtATATTTAACTtgcacatactttcacgctgtcaaaacctgaaactctcgtaattacgcgcgtgtttgagcacgccgcgtgcatgcgtcgtgtttcagcaacacgaactctcaacgtgcgcgtgctttacgccttaaataatggtacttttctctatttttttccgCAATTCCAACGTGAAActcttaaggccagttaccgactgacgaagcaagatctcgattgaaaaaactgctccgcagggctcgaacgaacttttccgcggatttcctccggtagcgtgttagccgtcgtctgctacggcagggccagcatgggcggcgccaccgtcgatgccgcgccgagcagaggaggagggaagtgattGGCGCTAAAAcctcttaaagggacagtaaagtgaaaaatgatttattCTGCATCAGTATATTacagttctacaacaccaaaaacaccactcttacaacgataagacgtttggtaagccagaaagagcgcaagaacgaaatacgggtggcgacgcctacttaagttcccgcacctgggggctgtgacgtcttggattttgatggcatcttctagggcctactaatgatatatagcggtacagattgactacattgtgttctaaaggaaccaaatattacacatggcaagtttcgggaacctttattcagccaacgcggcccaaatgcgaaaacatactttggaatccctgacgtcacgctgacgtaccggcgctggggtttcggcgcgaaattcaaatactgacacttggaccttcattttctcatctaataatcaaactattttttttaatgactgcctgcagggttctcaaacaatgattcattggtctaaactgatttattgtttcgctttagtgtccctttaaacttcgTAAGGTAACGACACACTCCTCCttatttctcctctctttcacgctccctccgcgactgtggcgccgcctacaccgcttgagcgcagcagacgaccatTCGcggagtgaatgcacgcatagcaaggcggtgtgctttaaagggacactaaaggttactattaagtcaacgtggactgttgaaataccatcacaaaaacctcgaaacgcttgtttcgtgccaaggagagacttattttaagagaaaatgcgttctgaagcgtccgcgtacctctagcgcagttcaaatcgcccgccctccgatcgaggagtactgacatcatggtctcatagtgacgttgcgccatcggtgagtagaacggcgtccgcagacggcgctacggcttttctgcgcaaaacgcgaacgcgcggccagaaacagagccaagacagggCCGACAGCaaagcgaaagcgggagtatggtggctagcggaaggagaaacgaattacgtcccacattacgtcccacggcacacggagagtccgttttcgttaaactataggctgcggcgagctcgcagcgtggtcggcgtggtctatgagaagcgacgagccttttcgcactcgcaacagggcataaaaatgtgcgaatcgacgcaaaacttggCCTAGAAACGTGCTCCGCCACAGCCagcagggctcaatacgacccaagctggcacgacccagatgtcgtttcccgcaccgccaccaggcgccgctactatacctcaactccagcgcaagacgcccataagctggtacttcattctatgacgctaacttcgacgctcgtcgcaatggaccctgacaccgacagattggctcgcgatggtgggctcaacttcagcgatttgagcaccgacgagcgcgacctgctgctgagggctcgcactgccggcgtcgttgcgtactacgacggcggcctcgacaccggctctccggggcgggaaagcaacgagggcttcccacgacatcacatggacgtggcattctcgctgcttgttccaaatgaaagtttcgcgagccagcagaaccctcacagcacgacgcgataacgaaactactgaaactccaaagcgtgcgcggcgcagagtcgagcgcgcagagtcgagcgaaaacgaaacctttcgaacagccatattactgaagggtaacgtcaaaatgttattttttcttagaatcgaatagacgtagacaagtagcatttttttcagtcttataatcgaatgaaatgacatttttaatacgagtagttgagtattagtaacacaaattatgaggagtcctttcgtcatcgggctagtataccggaatgtcgctggggggtctcaaatcgtgtcatgcatttacctcaatttctcggttactaaagctctgttcgcgattatattgacgccttagacgttctagaacattgctctaccactttaacttgagtttctggtaacctttagtgtccctttaagcattcgcgttggctttctagctccgagtaacttcgtatacagcatagaatttctatacGGACGGCTATACTATTTCAGTGACGGCAGCTTTCTTTCGTGTTGTGATAATTACTTTTTTAAAAGTATCTTAACGAGCGCTAAGACTGTGCCATGACGACTCCGAATGTATTGCATGGGCTACAATTAGGTATGCAACATTTGTCAAGTGAGTGTCGCAAGATGCTCTTACGAATAACACATTTACGATCGAATGCTAACATCCTGACCTCAAGCAGGCCCTGAGTAGCCTAAATGATCCACGCCGTCCTTACCATGTGGATTCGCGGCGCATATCAATTATGACGTACGAAGGCCGACAGGGGGCGCGAACGAtcgctgctctgaaggttcgaaaaAGTATCACAAGCTACATTGCCGCCagcgtgcgtgcttgccaatcttctaAGCAGGCGCAGAGGTGGGCgatggtgctattatgtttctcgtgcctcGAAGTCGACAGAAATACGCGCGGCCGATCATGGAGTCGGGATTCTGCGTACATAGAAAATGAAATCGCTTTTTTTAGTATTCGTTCGCGAAGCGGTAATGCGGTAACTGCGCTTCATTCAGGTTCAAGCAAGTGCATTATTTTTCTCAGGTTAGTGACTCATCGCGAATCATCGTGCGTTAGCTCGTCCGTTCACGAAGTGCCTTACTTGTCGCTAACTGAGTTGCACTAAGGTGCATGCATTGGGGACGGTTGCGCTCACTTCGAAATACCATTTGCGAGATATGAGTTCAGTGAAGCGATGACCGCGCAAATAATTGCCGCGCTaagacgcggccgaaattgcggcaagtgaaatgatgcagCCGTTCAAGTGAGGCACCATTTGTTGTCTCATTACGTGTGTTTCAAAGACACACAGTGGTCGAACGAACTAATAGTTGAACGAACGAGTAAGCGAGCGAACGACGACCAAACCAGCCAgtgggcgaccgcacgttttctttgcgagtgctccacctcCTACACCTTAACCTACACACACAAATTAACACCTACTTCTCAAAGGCCTACGATGTCGTcgttcggcgacgaacgcgcccCGTAACTCGATTTCGGGAGAGCAAGCAGGCTTTTCCTTCCTATCCCAAATCCACTAGGCGACCGCCAATGACGAACACGAACACTAGAGGCAAACAAAGATATTCGCTCTAAGAGGGCTGGTTATAGTAACCACAAAATGCAGAGAGTTCCTTTCATAAGATGAGTTTTCACACTCGACCCCCAGATTTTGTCAAAAGGAATGCGCTGAATCCTAAAGGTTTCTTAATCACGTTTTCGCACGCAGCCTCGCAAGCCCGCGAATTCAAGCCTGTTCGCGTGCAATATGACtaagcgcaccaaatacgacCGTACTACTTATACAAAGCACACGTCGCGTATAGGGCCATACTACGGGAGACTCGCAACTACCTCGTATAGTGGAGTGAAGAATGCTGGtctgaagttctccctcccaattCGATGAATCCATGTCTTTCCTCCTAACTCGTAGCGtttaccggacggtatcgagaAGAGCTTCTCGTCTTTGCTGAAACTATTTTGGCATACGAAGGCGCCGCAGGTTAATGGTGATAGGAAATGCCATGAAGCGGTGTCGCGCTTGTCACAAAAGttcaaggcgttcgcaaaccaaaacaacacagaagagcaacggcgccaacatgtgctcctcgccactccgcagACACataagcaaaaatggcgctgaagcgcgactgtaaacaaacgaagcccacgcgagggcccacgtgatgccattaggccaatggCGACGCGGCGTAGACCTCGatcagagcgcgcgaggaggcagCGGCATTCTTccaagcgtggcgctactttacgaagtttaaggggttttagtgcGGCTGGAATGGTGGCGCCACCTGGTTGCGCAGAGCTCGACCAGACACTAATATCACACATAACGTCACATAGTACACGTTATGAAGCGTTATTTACTAAAAGCACAAATATAGTATTAGAGGTAAAGAAGTATCTTCGCATGCGCCGGGCACTTCTGCGAATGACCGCTtatagcctgtaaagtatggctattTAACTAACGTAGACTGAATTAATGAATAAAATGTATAAGCAGTAATTTTGGAATACCTACGAGAATAATTGCGAATTCATAATCGGTAATTTAATTCATCATCCAAATTATTCAGAACAAAGTGGTATCCTTCTTGTCTCGGAAGTATTCGCAAATGACCACGTAGACGTACCTGCAATGGCTAAAGCCCAATGCAAGAGTCCTGAAGGAGATGATGTTTTCAGAATTTATACTAGTACAATGCCTCATTGTCGGAATTAgtacgaaattatttttttctgtggttTGCAAAtcgactgatgatgatgatgatgatgccttattTAATGGCACAACCTCTCTCTAGGGGTTAT
The sequence above is a segment of the Dermacentor variabilis isolate Ectoservices chromosome 7, ASM5094787v1, whole genome shotgun sequence genome. Coding sequences within it:
- the LOC142588060 gene encoding uncharacterized protein LOC142588060; this encodes MVAFYTAGMIDLESLIAEVEKHPLLYDPGHREQRDFFKRSQAWKAIAKAMDSTPSACKRQWRSVRDRFVREERLSKLQSETEDDRLVKWGLYKHLGFLVRAYQTRQSLSDAAGSEKKAVVVGGQRGTSQAVQSVQPVQLQAVQLLQTSAGERDKGAVVAADYDAGSECVILHPDAITQSVLLSMVNMPSPDEIIIPDQPPSIDLGDSTNCGTTSGHGDPSESTQRAPAGALDLVTVKQEPPSCATSEEETGSGDTLRDRSAPSGEANSARHDSSVVAQSWRRKRKSSTTTNSTLKRTRRDDPDVGTGVDDGGNRTAGSNDNDVVRSTNALLHHLVTATERVKAAAEVATQCRLPHLDSGDSDTMFLLSLRERLRSFGPRERSLALVKIQEVLHEIEFGTAAR